In the Flavobacteriales bacterium genome, GGGCCTTGCCCGGCGGAGCCTCCACCTCCTTGTCGATGAGGATGGTGGTGGCGGCGCTCTCCAGCGCCTTCGCGTACCACTTGGGGTGGTCCACGTACACCAGGTCACCGGGGCGCACGCGGTTGATCTCGTTGATGCCGGTGACGGCGCGGGAGGCATCGCCCGCCACGCGCACGCCTAGCAGGGCGGCCAGTTCGGCGGCGGTGCGGGGCTCGGACAGGTCCATCGGCACGAAGGTAACCGCAGGGCCTTCAGGGCCGGAAACGCGGACCCCGCCGGCTGCGGGCGCAGGGGCGGGGTCCGGGTCGGCCTGTGCCGGGCGATGTGAACGTCGCCCCTTACTTCTTGACGCGGTCCATGTACTCGCCGGTCTCCGTGTCGATCCGCACCACGGTGCCCTCCTCCACGAAGATGGGCACGTTGATCTCCACACCGGTCTCCAGCTTGGCGGGCTTCATCACCTTGTTGGCGGTGTCGCCCTTCACGGCGGGCTCGGTGTACACCACCTTCAGTTCCACGGTCTTGGGCGGGCGGGCGAAGATGGGCTGCTCGCTCTCGAAGCCGATCTGCACCACCATCTCCTCCTTCATGAAGCCCAGCGCATCGCCGAAGAGGCCCACGGGGATGTACTTCTGGTCGTAGGTCTTCTGGTCCATGCAGACCAGGTTGTCACCCTCGCGGTAGAGGTATTGCAGCTCGTGCACCTCCACACGCAGCACCTCGATCGTTTCGCCGCTCCGCCAGCGGTTCTCGGCCAGCTTGCCGTTGCGCAGGTTGCGCATCTTGCCCTGGTAGAAGGCGCGCAGGTTGCCCGGCGTGCGATGCTGCCACTCCATGATCTGGCAGATGTCGCCGTTGAAGCGGATGTAGGAACCGATGTTGACGTCAGCAGTGGTGGCCATGGCGGGGTGGGATGCGGCCTTCGCTTCCGGAAGGCGGGCGCGAAAATAGGGGATCGGGACGAAGGCGCAGGTCCGCGGGTCGAGGTGAACGGACCCTGTCCCCGGGTATCGGTGATCGGCCCCTCCCGCAACGCGGGACAAGTGGTGCCTGCGACTCCTCCGGGGTCGGAACCGCTCCGGGTACGGGATCGAATGGCTGTGATCCTCCGGGGATCATGGACCGACCGGCACATGGATGTCCCCTGCGGGGTCGCTGGAGCGGAGCCGTTCGCTTCCGGTCCGCGGTTCAACCGCGGGCGGCAGGCTTCCACGCCAGCACGTCCAGCTGGGCGGTGCACAGGGCGGTCTCGGCCTCCACCCGGTTGCTGGCCACTACCAGGGTGCGTCCGTCGAGGTGCTCCCTCAACAGGTCGACGGACCAGGCCGTGCCGCGTGCATCGAGGTTGCTGGTGTGCTCGTCCAGCAGCAGCAGGGGCACATCGCTCATCACGGCCAGCACCAGCTTGAGGCGCTGCTTCATGCCGCTGCTGAACTGCCGCACCGGCTTGTCCAGCTCCTGGTCCAGAAGGGCGGCGCGGGCCACGTTCGAATCCGTGAGGCCGGGTCGGAAGGGCTTGAACCGCCGGTGGAAGGCCAGGGTGTCACGCAGGCTCAGGTCCTCGTACAGGCCCAGGTAGGGCGTGGCGAAGGCGACATGGCGGTACACGGACCCCGGGTCGATCGCACGCCCGTTCAGCTGGTGGGTCACCGTGCCCGAGGTGGCCGATAGCGCGCCACCGATCACCTGCAACAGGGTGCTCTTGCCGCTTCCGTTGGGGCCCAACAGCGCTGTGCGGCTGCCCGGCGCGAACACATGGTCCACCCCGCGGAACACCACTTCGCGGCCGAAGGACCGGGTGACGGAGCGGAGGGCTACTTCCATGTGCTCATGTGACCATGTGCTCATGTGACCATGTGGTCATGTGCACATGGCCTGGACGGACCATGCGCACATGGTGCGTGTGACAGGCGGGAGGACGCATGCGCACATGGCACATGGTCATTCGGCCAGCCCGCGCATGATGCCCTTGGGGCTGTTGCGGATGAAGTCGAGGATCTGGCCGCGCTCGGGACTGCGGGGCAGGGTCTGCTCCACGTTCTGCACGGCGCGTTCCACGTTGTTGTTGCGCACGAAGATCTCGCGGTAGATGTCCTCGATGCGGGCCACCTGCTCGTCGTCGTAGCCGCGGCGGCGCAGGCCCACGACGTTGACGCCCACGTAGCTCAGCGGCTCGCGTGCGGCCTTCACGAAGGGCGGCACGTTCTTGCGCACCAGGCTGGCGCCGGCGATGAAGCTGTGGGCCCCGATGTGGATGAACTGCTGCACGGCCACGTTGCCCTCCAGGATGGCCCAGTCGTCGATGGTGACATGGCCGGCGAGGTTGACGCTGTTGGCGATGACGATGTTGTTGCCCAGGACGCAGTCGTGCGCCAGGTGCACATAGGCCATCAGCAGGCAGTTGCTGCCCACGGCGGTGCGCTGTCGGTCGGCCGTGCCGCGGTTGATGGTGACGCACTCGCGGATGGTGGTGCCGTCGCCGACCTCGGCGGTGCTGTATTCACCGGCGAACTTGAGGTCCTGCGGGATGGCGCCGATCACCGCGCCGGGGAAGATGCGGCAGCGGCTGCCGATGCGGGCGCCGTCCATCAGCACCGCGTTGGGCCCGATCCAGGTGCCCTCGCCGATCCGCACATCGGCGTAGATGGTGGCGAAGGGCTCCACCACGACGTCGCGGCCGAGCTTCGCGTCGGGGTGCACGGAGGCGAGGGGGGAGATGCTCATGCGTTCACCGCCGTGGTCCGCGGCGTCGGTGTGTCCTGCTTGGCGGGGGCCTTGTCGCGGGCGATCTGCGCCATCATCTCGGCCTCCATCGCGGGCTGTCCGTTCACGTAGGCCACGCCCTTCATGTGCACGATGCCGCGGCGGATGGGCGTGATCAGCTGCAGGCGGAACACCACGGTGTCGCCGGGGATCACCTTGCGCTTGAAGCGCACGCCGTCGATCTTCAGGAAGTAGGTGGTGTAGTGCTCGGGGTCGGGCACCTGGCTGAGGGCGAAGACGCCGCCCACCTGGGCCATGGCCTCGATCTGGATCACCCCGGGCATCACCGGGTTGCCCGGGAAGTGGCCCTGGAAGAAGGGCTCGTTCATGGTCACGTTCTTCACCCCGATGATGGTGTCTTCCGTGATCTCCATGATCTTGTCGATCAGCAGGAAGGGGTAGCGGTGCGGCAGCATCCGCGCGATCGCGTTGATGTCGTAGAGCGGCTCGCGCGACAGGTCGTACTGGAACCCGGCGGCCTTCCGCTCCTGTCGCATGGCCTCCTTGATGCGCTTGGCGAAGCTGGTGTTGCCGAAGTGGCCGGGGCGCGCGGCCAGGATGTGGCCCTTGATGGGACGCCCCACCAGCGCCAGGTCGCCCACGATGTCCATCAGCTTGTGGCGGGCCGGCTCGTTGAAGAACTTCAGGTCCGTGGTGTTCAGCACGCCGTTGCGGCGGATCTCCACGTCGCGGTACTCCTTGCCCAGCAACCTGGCCAGCTCCTTCAGCTGCTCCTTGGTGGTGCCCTCGCGGTCCTCCATCACGATGGCGTTGTCCAGGTCGCCGCCCTTGATGAGGCCCGCCTTGGCCAGCTGCTCCAGCTCGCGGAGGAACACGAAGGTGCGGCACGGGGCGATCTCCGTCTTGAACTCGCCGGTGTGGTACATGCTGGCGTGCTGGGTGCCGAGCACCGGGCTGTTGTAGTCCACCATCACCGTCAGGCGGAACTCGCCGCCGGGGGTGGGCACGCCGAGCATCTCGGTGCCGCGCTCCTGGGTCTCGAACCAGATGGGCTCCTTCAGCACGTACCAGTCCTTGTCGGCCTTCTGTTCCACGATGCCGGCCTGCTCGATGGCGAGCACGAAGGGCAGCGCGCTGCCGTCCATGATGGGCACCTCGGGTCCGGTGAGCTTCAGCAGGCAGTTGTCCACGCCCAGGGCGTAAAGCGCGGCCAGCACATGCTCGGTGGTGTTCACCCGGGCGCCGTTCTTGCCCAGGGTGGTGCCGCGGTCGGTGCTCACCACCAGGTCGGCGTCGGCCTCGATCACGGGGGCGCCGTCCAGGTCCATGCGCTGGAACTTGTAGCCGTGTCCGTCGGGGGCCGGATCCAGGGTGAGCGTCACCGGTTCGCCGGTGTGCAGGCCCACGCCGGTGATGGAGACGGGCTGCTTGAGGGTGCGTTGTTTGTCGCTCATGCGTTCGCGCGCCCGGGCCGTCGCGGTCCCCGGGATCGCCGGCCGAAGCTACGGCGCGTCCGCGAAGCGGCGGGTCAGGCGTCCCCGCCGGCCGCCCGGCGCAGCTCCGCCAGCGCCTTCTCCAGCTCGGCCACGCGCCGCTGCAGCTCGGGCAGGTTGCGGAACACCACGTAGCTGCGCTTGTAGGGGCCGATGGCGAAGGCCGGACTGCCCTGCACCGTCACCCCGTCCGGGATGTTCTCCCCGATGCCGCTCTGCGCCGCCACCTTCACCCGGTCGCCCACCGTGAGGTGACCGGCGATGCCCACCTGCCCGCCGATCATGGCGTAGGCGCCCACCCGGCTGCTGCCTGCGATGCCCGTCTGCGACACCACCACCGTGTGCGCGCCGATCTCCGCGTTGTGCCCCACCTGGATCAGGTTGTCCAGCTTGGCGCCCCGGCGGATGAGGGTGCTGCCCAGCGTCGCCCGGTCGATCGTGCAGTTGGCGCCGATCTCCACGTCGTCCTCGATCACCACGTTGCCGATCTGCGGGATCTTCTCCTGCTCACCCGCCGCGTTCACCGTGAAGCCGAAGCCGTCCGAGCCGATCACCGTGCCGCTGTGGATGATGCAGTTCCGGCCGATCACGCTGCGCCCGTACACCGCCACGTTGGCGTGGATGCGCGTGCCCGCACCGATGCTCACGTTGTCGCCGATGGTGCAGTTGGGCAGGATCTTCACCCCGTCGCCGATCACCACCCCATCGCCGATGTGGGTGAAGGTGCCGATGTAGACGTCCTTGCCGATGGTGGCCTTCGGGCTGATGTAGCTGGGCTGCTCGTAGCCCTTCTTCTCGTACTGGTGCGCGTCGTGCATCTGCAGCAGGCGCGAGAAGCAGGCGCGGGGGTCGGCCACGCGGATCAGCGTCACATGCTTGGGGATGGGCCGCGTGGGGTGGAAGCCCTTCTCCACCAGCACCACGCTGGCCGCCGTGGTGTACACATGCTCGGTGTACTTCGGGTTGGCCAGGAAGCTCAGCGTGCCCAGGCGGCCTTCCTCGATCTTGCTGATGTCGCTCACCAGCACCTGCGCGTCGCCATCCACCTCCCCCTGGAGGAACTCGGCGATCTGACCGGCGGAGAACTGCATGGCCCGCAAAAGTAGGCCGCGCCCTGGTCTTCCTCAGTGGGCCATGGGCACCGTCACCCGCACGTCGTCCCAGCTCAGGGTCAGGGCCAGCGGCGCCTCCTGCACCGCGATGGTGAACTGCTCCACCGGTTCGGCCAGCCGTTCCACAGGCACCTGCACCTGCAAGGCATCGTGTTCAGGTCGGCGCTGCGCCTTCTGGTCGAAGTCCACCCCCCAGGGATACATGCGGTCGTTCCAGATCACCGTCCAGGACTCACGCCCGGGCACGGTCCACAGCGTGTACGCCCCGGCCTTCAGCACCTTGCCATCGATGGTGATCGGCTTGTTGATCGTGAAGGTCGTGGCCTCGTTGGCGCCCGTGCGCCACACCTCGTCATAGGGCACCAGACCGCCGAAGATGGTGCGTCCCTTCTTCGAGGGCCGGTTGTAGAAGACCTCCAGCGTCAGGTCGCCCTGCGTGAACACGATGCGGTCCTCGGGGCTGGCCTTCTTGGTGTTGAACTTCATGAACTGGAAGCCGGCGAAGGCCAGCACCAGCAGCACGGCCACGCCGAGCAGGAACCACGTCAACCACTTCTTCATCTGGGAGGGGGGTGTGCGGCGAAGGTAGGCGAACGAAATGCGCAGGTGCACATGGGCACGACTTGTCCCGCCCCAGCGGGATGGTCGCATGGGCACATGGTCGCATGGGCACATGAGCACAGGGTCGCATGGGCACATGCGATCAGCCCCCGCGGTGCACCACCATGCTGTTGGCCTGCGCCGTGGGCGTCACCACCAGGTCGTTGATGCACACGTGCGGCGGCAGGGTGGTGACGTAGTGCACCAGTTCGGCGATGTCCTCGGGGCGCAGCGGTCGCAGGCCCTGGTACACCTGTTTCGCGCGCTCGGCATCGCCGTGGAAGCGCACCACGCTGAACTCCGTCTCGGCCAGGCCCGGCGCGATCTGCGTCACCTTGATGCCGTGGGGCAGCAGGTCCTGGCGCATCGCCTTGGTGAGGGCGTCCACCGCGTGTTTGCTGGCGCAGTACACGTTGCCCTTGGGATACACCTCCTTGCCGGCGGTGCTGCCGATGTTGATGATGTGGCCGGCCTTGCGGGCGATCATGCCGGGCAGCACGGCGCGCGTCACGTGCAGCAGGCCCTTCACGTTGGTGTCCAGCATGCGCTCCCAGTCCTGCAGGTTGCCCTCCTGGATGGGGTCGAGGCCGGCGGCCAGCCCGGCGTTGTTCACCAGCACATCGATGCTGCTCCAGGCGGCGGGAAGGGCAGCGATGGCGCGCACCGTGGCGTCGTGGTCGCGCACGTCGAAGTGGAGGGCGTGCACCCGGTCGTGGTCGCCCAGGTCGCCATACAGGCCTTCGAGCTCCTTGCGCAGGGCCTCCAGGCGCTCCTTGCGGCGGCCGGTGATGATCACGCGGTGGCCCTCGGCGGCGAAGCGCCGTGCGGTGGCCTCACCGAAACCGCTGGTGGCGCCGGTGATGAGGAGGGTCTTGGGCATGGGGCGGATGATGATGCGGAACGCGGATGGCGAAGGTCGGGGATCGCCTCGAGGCGAAGTTCGTGTTCACTAGCTTCGACACCACACAGATCAACGATGCGCGCTTTCGTCCGGGTGCTTTCCATCATCGTGCTGCTCGCTACGTGCGGCATCGGTTCAGCGCAGCCGGTCTTCGTTCCGGATACCAACCTGCGCGTATGGTTCAACGCCCAGGCCAGCGGCTGTGTGGACGCGCTGGGCTGGTTCGATCCATCGCATCCGGGGATCCAGGATACGATCTACGGACTGTTGATCAATTGGCCGAACTCCGACCTCACCGGGCTCGAGGCCCTGCCGAACGTCCGGCAACTAGCGATCGGTGCGCTGGATGTCATGGTGCAGCCGAGCATTTCGGTGTGGCCGGACAGTCTGCGGCGACTGCGGTTGGAGTATATGGGCGGACTTGAGCAGGTGACAGGTCTTCCACCGGCCCTGCGCTTCTTGGATATCGACGGTGGCTCACTGATCTCCATAGGGCCGCTGCCAGCATCACTCGAAGGCTTCAGCTTGGCCTCTGTCCCTTTGGTGAACTTCCCAGCCCTGCCACCTGGTCTGCGTGACCTTTGGGTAAGGGATCTCCCGCTGATGACCGCGCTGCCGTCACTTCCCAATGGCCTGCGTCTGCTCAAAGTCTTCAATTGCCCCCTGCTGATCGGCTTTCCAACGCTTCCCAATGAGCTGCGTTCCTTCTGGATGCATCAGGTCCCCGGGCTCAACACCTGGCCGGCCTGGCCAGACTCTCTCCGCGATCTGCAGCTGTTCTACGTTTCACTGTCCGGTGCTATGCCTCCGGTCCCGGATGACCTCGCGGAGATCGCGCTGATCGATATTCCCGGGCTGACGGCGATCCAGAGCCTCGGTGCGAACACGAGGGTTTTCGATGTCGGTGTGTGCCCGCTCCTGGAGGTGCTTCCCGATACCATCCCGGCGCGATTGAATTCGTTCTCCGTGTGGAACTGCCCGCTCGTGTACTGTCTTCCCTGGCTCCATGACACCATGAACGTCTATGTGGGCGGAACGGGTATCACCTGCCTGCCCAACCTGCCGACCACGGCTTTTCTCATCGACCCGGATGTCCTTCGTGTTCGACCGTGTGCGGTGTTCGATCCGTCCTGCGCGGCGAATGCCGTTTCAGGTATCGCTTACGAGGACCTGGACCTCGATGGGCAGCTGGATCCCGGTGAGCCGCCGTTCCCGAACGCCACCATCCGGGTGGATCCCGGTGCGTCGATGGTGGGCGCGGACAGCACGGGCTTCTTCCGGTTCGATCCCGGCACCGGGAACCATGTGCTCAGCAGCGCACCGCACCCATACGTGAGTTCGGTGCTGCCGGCCAGCCATACGGCCAACCTGCTCGCACCGGGCGACATGGACAGCCTGAACCACTTCGGCCATGTGCTGACCCCAAGCATGCAGGACCTCCGCGTGCACCTGGCCGGGCCCACCCCCCGGAGCGGACTGCCTGTGCCGATGTGGGCCGCCGTGCACAATGCGGGCACGGTGCCGGTCATCGCCACGCTCACCCTCACCTTGGATACGGTGGATCAGCTCGTCAGCAGCACGCCGGCGCCCACCACGATCAATGGAGCGACCCTCACATGGGAGCTGGGATCGATCCCCGCAGGCATGTGGAGATCTGTGGATCTGGTGCTGGAGGTCCTCGGCTCCACGCCGTTCGGTACCCCGGTGCTTCGTACAGCCCAGGTGGACCCGACCGTGGGCGACCAGACGCCGCTCGACGACCAGGCCATTTTCCTGTCGAGCACGCTCAATTCCTATGACCCGAACGACAAGCAGGTGGAGCCTGCGGTGGTGTCGCCGGCGGAACTTCAGTTCGATCCGTGGTTCACCTACCGCGTCCGGTTCCAGAACTGCGGCAACGCGGAAGCCTTGCGGGTGGTGATCACGGACACGCTGGACCACCGGCTGGACCGCTCCACCGTGCAGGTGCTTGCCAGCAGCCATACCATGACCTGGAGCTGCACGGGCGATGTGCTCTCCTTCATCCACGACGACATCCACCTGCCCGACAGCGCAAGCGATCCCATCCGGAGCCAAGGCTTCGTGCTCTTCCGGATGAAGGTGATCCCCGGCCTGTCGATCGGTGACAGCATCAGTAACCGCGCCAACATTTTCTTCGACCTGAACCCACCGGTGATCACGGAGCCGGCCATCCTGCGTGTGGATGTGCAGACCGGTCTGCCGGTCATCGGCAGCGGGGATGTTCAGCTGTACCCCAACCCGGCCGAGGACGTCGTGACTGTGGTATGCGGCGCACGGCGGTCCTGGTCGGATTGGTCGGTGGTCGATGCGCAAGGTCGAACGGTACTGACCGGGTCAGTGGATGGTCCGGTGTTCCAGGTGCCCTTGGACCGTTGTGCCCCGGGTATCCAGGCGATCAGGCTGACGGGACCGGAGGGTTCGCGGACAGTGCGGTTCACGAAACGGTGATCACCCCACCCACCGCGGCCACGCCAGGTACCACTTCTCCACCGGCCGCGCCATGGCCTGGATGCCGAAGTTGTCGCTGGCGGCGGCGATGTCGCGCAGGCTGCCGTCCTTGTAGAGGAGCTCGATGCGCTGCCGCGTGTCGTCGTACGCGTTGTTGACGATGCGGCCGTGCAGCACGAAGTGGTCGGCTTGCGCCAGGGGGATGCCCAGCGTGCGCGCCACCTGCTCCTTCAGCTCCTGCTGCCGCTCATCGTCCCACGGCCGGTCCTGCAGGCGGATGCGGAAGGTGCGGCGCTCCACGATGTCCGCGCAGAGACGCCCCAGGGCGGGGTCGGGGTGCTGGGCCCACACCTTCACCGCGCCCATGATGTCGTGATCGTCCAGCCGCAGGAAGTCGGCCAGCACCGCCGGGTCGTCGAAGCCGCCCAGGTCGTGGCGGCCCCGCAGGAAGCGCAGCAGCGCCGGGCTGGCGAAGAGGTCGGCGCCCCCCTCGGCCAGGTCGCGGGCACGGCGCAGCGCCTCCACCAGCATCACCTCCGCGCTCACCACGGTCTTGTGCAGGTACACCTGCCAGTACATCAGGCGCCGCGCCACGATGAACTTCTCGATGCTGTAGATGGCCTTCTCCTCCACCACCAGCCGGTCGTCCACCACCTCCAGCATCTTGATGATGCGGTCGCCGCCGATGACCCCTTCGCTGACGCCGGTGTAGAAGCTGTCGCGGTTGAGGTAGTCCATGCGGTCCACGTCGAGCTGGCTGCTCACCAGCTGGTGCAGGAAGTGGCGCGGGTGCGCGTCGCGGAAGATGGCCAGGCCCAGGGCCAGCGCCCCGTTGAACTCCGTGTCCAGCGCGTCCATCACGCGGGCGCTCACCGCCTCGTGGCCCACGTCCTGCACAATGCTGGTCTCCAGCGCGTGGCTGAAGGGGCCGTGGCCCACGTCGTGCAGCAGAATGGCGATGGCGGCGCCCTGCGCTTCGGCCTCGCTGATGGCGTGGCCCTTGCCGCGCAGCACCTCGATGGCCTGGCCCATGAGGTGCATGGCCCCCAGCGCATGGTGGAAACGGGTGTGCAGGGCGCCGGGGTACACCAGGTGCGACAGCCCCAGCTGCTTGATGTAGCGCAGCCGCTGGAACCACGGGTGGTCGATGAGCCGCAGCACCAGCGCGTCCGGCACGGTGATGAACCCGTAGATGGGGTCGTTGAGGATCTTGCGGGCCACGCGATGGGGATCGGGGTCGGCGCCACCGCCGTACCTTCACGGGCCGAAAATAGCCGCCCGGCGGCGCAACCTCCCGACCATGAACGTGAACATCCTTTGGGCCGACGACGAGATCGACCTGCTGCGGCCCCATGTGATGTTCCTCCAGGAGAAGGGTTACACGGTGGACACCGTGAACAACGGGCTCGACGCCGTGGAGAAGGTGGGCGCCAGGGAGTACGACATCGTGTTCCTGGACGAGAACATGCCCGGCCTCAGCGGGCTGGAGACCCTGTCGCGCCTCAAGGGCCTGCGTCCCCAGACGCCCGTGGTGATGATCACCAAGAGCGAGGAGGAGCACATCATGGAGGAGGCCATCGGCAGCAAGATCAGCGACTACCTGATCAAGCCCGTGAACCCCAACCAGATCCTGCTGGCGCTGAAGAAGCACCTCGACGGCCGCCGATTGGTGAGCGAGAAGGTGACCAGCGACTACCAGCAGCAGTTCCGCCAGCTGGGCATGCGCCTGGGCGACCGCCTGAGCACGAGCGACTGGAAGGACCTGTACCAGGAGCTGGTGCGCTGGGAGCTGGAGCTGAACCGCAACGCCGACCCCGGCATGGCCGAGATCCTGCGCAGCCAGTGGCGAGAGGCCAACGACCAGTTCTGCCGCTTCGTGGAACGCAACTACGTGGACTGGGTGAACGGCAAGGGCGACGATGTGCCGCTTCAGAGCCACACCCTCTTCAAGGCCAAGGTGGCGCCCCTGATCGACGAAAAGCGC is a window encoding:
- a CDS encoding HD domain-containing protein, with the translated sequence MARKILNDPIYGFITVPDALVLRLIDHPWFQRLRYIKQLGLSHLVYPGALHTRFHHALGAMHLMGQAIEVLRGKGHAISEAEAQGAAIAILLHDVGHGPFSHALETSIVQDVGHEAVSARVMDALDTEFNGALALGLAIFRDAHPRHFLHQLVSSQLDVDRMDYLNRDSFYTGVSEGVIGGDRIIKMLEVVDDRLVVEEKAIYSIEKFIVARRLMYWQVYLHKTVVSAEVMLVEALRRARDLAEGGADLFASPALLRFLRGRHDLGGFDDPAVLADFLRLDDHDIMGAVKVWAQHPDPALGRLCADIVERRTFRIRLQDRPWDDERQQELKEQVARTLGIPLAQADHFVLHGRIVNNAYDDTRQRIELLYKDGSLRDIAAASDNFGIQAMARPVEKWYLAWPRWVG
- a CDS encoding DUF2911 domain-containing protein → MKKWLTWFLLGVAVLLVLAFAGFQFMKFNTKKASPEDRIVFTQGDLTLEVFYNRPSKKGRTIFGGLVPYDEVWRTGANEATTFTINKPITIDGKVLKAGAYTLWTVPGRESWTVIWNDRMYPWGVDFDQKAQRRPEHDALQVQVPVERLAEPVEQFTIAVQEAPLALTLSWDDVRVTVPMAH
- a CDS encoding ABC transporter ATP-binding protein translates to MEVALRSVTRSFGREVVFRGVDHVFAPGSRTALLGPNGSGKSTLLQVIGGALSATSGTVTHQLNGRAIDPGSVYRHVAFATPYLGLYEDLSLRDTLAFHRRFKPFRPGLTDSNVARAALLDQELDKPVRQFSSGMKQRLKLVLAVMSDVPLLLLDEHTSNLDARGTAWSVDLLREHLDGRTLVVASNRVEAETALCTAQLDVLAWKPAARG
- the lpxD gene encoding UDP-3-O-(3-hydroxymyristoyl)glucosamine N-acyltransferase — protein: MQFSAGQIAEFLQGEVDGDAQVLVSDISKIEEGRLGTLSFLANPKYTEHVYTTAASVVLVEKGFHPTRPIPKHVTLIRVADPRACFSRLLQMHDAHQYEKKGYEQPSYISPKATIGKDVYIGTFTHIGDGVVIGDGVKILPNCTIGDNVSIGAGTRIHANVAVYGRSVIGRNCIIHSGTVIGSDGFGFTVNAAGEQEKIPQIGNVVIEDDVEIGANCTIDRATLGSTLIRRGAKLDNLIQVGHNAEIGAHTVVVSQTGIAGSSRVGAYAMIGGQVGIAGHLTVGDRVKVAAQSGIGENIPDGVTVQGSPAFAIGPYKRSYVVFRNLPELQRRVAELEKALAELRRAAGGDA
- the lpxA gene encoding acyl-ACP--UDP-N-acetylglucosamine O-acyltransferase, which codes for MSISPLASVHPDAKLGRDVVVEPFATIYADVRIGEGTWIGPNAVLMDGARIGSRCRIFPGAVIGAIPQDLKFAGEYSTAEVGDGTTIRECVTINRGTADRQRTAVGSNCLLMAYVHLAHDCVLGNNIVIANSVNLAGHVTIDDWAILEGNVAVQQFIHIGAHSFIAGASLVRKNVPPFVKAAREPLSYVGVNVVGLRRRGYDDEQVARIEDIYREIFVRNNNVERAVQNVEQTLPRSPERGQILDFIRNSPKGIMRGLAE
- a CDS encoding bifunctional UDP-3-O-[3-hydroxymyristoyl] N-acetylglucosamine deacetylase/3-hydroxyacyl-ACP dehydratase, with protein sequence MSDKQRTLKQPVSITGVGLHTGEPVTLTLDPAPDGHGYKFQRMDLDGAPVIEADADLVVSTDRGTTLGKNGARVNTTEHVLAALYALGVDNCLLKLTGPEVPIMDGSALPFVLAIEQAGIVEQKADKDWYVLKEPIWFETQERGTEMLGVPTPGGEFRLTVMVDYNSPVLGTQHASMYHTGEFKTEIAPCRTFVFLRELEQLAKAGLIKGGDLDNAIVMEDREGTTKEQLKELARLLGKEYRDVEIRRNGVLNTTDLKFFNEPARHKLMDIVGDLALVGRPIKGHILAARPGHFGNTSFAKRIKEAMRQERKAAGFQYDLSREPLYDINAIARMLPHRYPFLLIDKIMEITEDTIIGVKNVTMNEPFFQGHFPGNPVMPGVIQIEAMAQVGGVFALSQVPDPEHYTTYFLKIDGVRFKRKVIPGDTVVFRLQLITPIRRGIVHMKGVAYVNGQPAMEAEMMAQIARDKAPAKQDTPTPRTTAVNA
- a CDS encoding SDR family oxidoreductase, translated to MPKTLLITGATSGFGEATARRFAAEGHRVIITGRRKERLEALRKELEGLYGDLGDHDRVHALHFDVRDHDATVRAIAALPAAWSSIDVLVNNAGLAAGLDPIQEGNLQDWERMLDTNVKGLLHVTRAVLPGMIARKAGHIINIGSTAGKEVYPKGNVYCASKHAVDALTKAMRQDLLPHGIKVTQIAPGLAETEFSVVRFHGDAERAKQVYQGLRPLRPEDIAELVHYVTTLPPHVCINDLVVTPTAQANSMVVHRGG
- the efp gene encoding elongation factor P, giving the protein MATTADVNIGSYIRFNGDICQIMEWQHRTPGNLRAFYQGKMRNLRNGKLAENRWRSGETIEVLRVEVHELQYLYREGDNLVCMDQKTYDQKYIPVGLFGDALGFMKEEMVVQIGFESEQPIFARPPKTVELKVVYTEPAVKGDTANKVMKPAKLETGVEINVPIFVEEGTVVRIDTETGEYMDRVKK